CTGCTGGCGTGCCTCCTGCGCGGCGACCTGCACGGAATCGGCCAGCGAACCCGGCGTGACGCCGATGCGCAGCGGTGGCGCGGGCGTTTGCGCGGTTGCCGCCGCGGCAGCGAAGGCCGCGAGCCAGGAAAGAAGGCGTTGGGCCAGGCGTTTCATGGCTGAGCTTCCAGGGCGGGATGGGTTTGGGGCGGCCGGTGGGCGGCGGCGCTGGGGGGCTGGCGCCGGAAGGAATGGGCGGCATGCCGGGCCGGCAGTCGGTCGCCCTCGCCGAACAGGCGGCTGCGCAGCGTGCCTTCGGCGTATTCGGTCTTGTAGACGCCCCGGCTTTGCAGCTCGGGCACCACCAGGTCGATGAAGTCCTCGTAGCTTTCGGGCACCACGGTGCGGCTCAGGTTGAAGCCGTCCACGCCGGTCTCGGCCACCCACGATTGCAGTTCGTCGGCCACCTGCTGCGCATCGCCCACGATGGCCGGGTAGCGGCCGCCCAGCGAGAAGAGTTCGAGCAGCTTGCGGCGCGTCCAGCCGTGCTGCTGGGCCGTGCGGCTGGCCGATTCGATGGCGTTGCCGGGCGAGTAGTCCACCGGCGCGTCCAGGTCGTACTGCGCGAAGTCGATGCCCGTGCTGGCCGCGAAATGCGCCAGGCCCGCCTCGCGGCTGGCGTAGCGCAGGTAGTCCGCGTGCTTCTCGCGCGCCTCGGCCTCGGTGTGGCCCACCACCACCGCCGCGCCCACGAAGACCTTCACGTCATCGGGCCGGCGGCCGGCCCGCACCAGTTGCTTGCGCAGGGCCTGCACGGTCTTGCGTGCAGCCTCTTTGTTGGGGGGCGAGATGAACACGCACTCGGCATGGCGCGCCGCGAACTGCTGGCCCCGGCCCGAGCTGCCGGCCTGGAACAGCACTGGCGTGCGCTGCGGCGAGGGCTCGCTCAGGTGGTAGCCCTCCACATCGAAGTACCGGCCTTGGTGCTGCACTGGGTGCACGCGCGCCGGGTCGGCGAACACGCGCGCCGCCTTGTCGCGGCGCACCGCGCCGTCTTCCCAACTGCCCTCCCACAGCTGGTAGAGCACCTCCAGGTACTCGTCGGCGCGCTCGTAGCGCTCGTCGTGCGGCAGTTGCTGCGGCTGGCCCATGGCGCGCGCGGCGCTGTCCAGGTAGCCGGTCACCACGTTCCAGCCGATGCGCCCGTTTGTCAAATGGTCCAGCGTGGAAAAGCGCCGCGCCAGCAGGTAGGGCGCTTCGTACGACAGGTTCACCGTCACGCCGAAGCCCAGGTGCTGCGTGGCGGCGGCCATGGCCGGCACCAGCAGCAGCGGGTCGTTCACCGGCAATTGGATGGATTCGCGCAGCGGCACGTCCACGTTGCCCTGGTACACGTCGTAGGTGCCCACGATGTCAGCCAGGAACAGGCCGTCGAACAGGCCGCGCTCCAGCGTGCGGGCCAGATCGGTCCAGTAGGCCAGCGTGCGGTAGTCGGTGCTGCGGTCGCGCGGGTGCGTCCACAGGCCGTGGTTGATGTGGCCCACGCAGTTCATGTTGAACGCGTTGAGCAGGATGTGGCGCTTCGCTTGTGTCACGGTCGGTCCTTGTGCCGGGCTCAGCGCTTCAGCCAGGTCAGGCGGTAGAGCTTGGGGTCGTTCAGGTAGAAGGCGTGGATCGCCTTGCGCACAGCGTCGGAGTTTTGGTAGATGGTCAGGAACTGCGCGATGCGCGGGTCCGCCGCCTTGTCCTTGCGCGCCACGAACTGGATGGCCCAGGAGTCGTCCTCATAGCTGGTGTAGGCCAGGCCTTTGGTCGCATCGAACGCCTTCGACGGAATGATGAAATAAGGAAAGCCCTGCGCCAGATCCACGTCCTGCGTGGCGCGCACCAGTTGCGGGCCTTCGATCTCGATGAACTGCAGGTTCTTCGGGTTGGAGCGGATGTCGGCCTGCGTGCCCAGCAGCCCGGTGTCTGGGCGCAGCGTGATCAGCCCGGCGTGCTGCAGCAGGCGCAGGGCGCGGCCGATGTTGACGGGGTCGCTGGCGATGGCGACCTTGGCGCCGTTGGGCACATCCGCCAGCGATTGGTGCCGGGTGGAGTAAAGCCCCAGGTACGACAGGATGCCGGGCTGCACGCTGACGAAGTTGAAGCCCTTGCTGCGCACGGCGTTCGCCAGGTAGTTGCTGTTCTGGTAGTAGTTCAGGTCGATGTCGCCCGACTCCAGCGCCACATTGGGAGTCGTCCAGTCGGTGAACTCCACCACCTGAATGTCCAGTCCCTGGGCCTTGGCCTCCTTGGCGGCCACCTCGACCGAGTCGGCAAAGATGCCCGGCACCACGCCGATCTTGAGCGGCGCAGCCAAGGCGTTGCCGGCGAACAGGGCCGTGCCGATGAACGTGGAGAACGTGAAAAGAGCTTGCAGAAAACGGCGTGGCTTCATGGTCGTCGCTGGGTCTTTGAAGAGAAAAAAATCAGATCGCGCCGTGGCGCGGCGGAATGCGGCCGTTGAGATGGAAGTTGCCGATGGCGTGGTACTTCCAGCGCACCGGGTCGTGCAGCGTGTGGGTGCGCGCGTTGCGCCAGAAGCGGTCCAGGCCCTTCTGGCCCGTGGTGGCCGAGGTGCCGCCCAGCTCGAAAAGGCGCGTGCCGGCATCCAGCGACGCCGTGGTGGTGAGCGCACGCGCCTCGGCCACGGCAATGGAGGCCTCGGCCACGCGCTGTTCGGTCGGGTCGGCCTGGGCCGCATCGACGAAGCGGCCAGCGCGGCGCACCAGGGCCTCGGCCGCGCGCAGCCGCACGGCGGTGTCGCCCACCTGCTGGATCAGCAGCGGGTCGTCGGCGGCGCGCTCCACGCGCGCATCGATCCAGGGCCGGGCATGCTCGCGCACGAACGGCAGCGTGGCCGCGAGGCCCCCCCGCGCCAGCCCCAGGTCGATGGCCGCGTGCAGGATCTGCGCCAGCGGGCCGATGGTGGTGGGCCGCTCGAACGAGGCCAGAAACGGCACGACCCATTCGGCCTCCACGCGCACGTCATCGAACTGCACGGAGCCGCTGCCCGTCACGCGCTGGCCGAAGCCGTCCCAGTCGTCGGTGACGCGCACGCCCTCGTCGGTGCGTGGAACGAACGCGAGGTAGGTCACGTCGCGCCCGTCTTCCCTGGCCACGACCAGCGTGGGGATCCAGTGCGCATAGAGCGCCCCGGTGCAATAGAACTTGCGCCCCTGCACCCGAAAGCCGTCGCCATCCGGCACCAGGCGGGTGCGGCGCTGAAAGTCCTGGTGGCCGATCTCCGCCAACGCATTGCCGAAGCGATCGCCCGCCAGCACGCGGCCGTAGAAGAAGCGCTTTTGCGCGTCGGTGCCGCCCACGCGCAGCACCTCCAGCGCGTAGAAGTGGTTCTGCGGAATCTGGCCGATGGAGCCATCGGCCGCGCTGACCAGCGCCGTGACCTCGGCCAGCGTGCCGGCCGATACGCCCGGGCCGCCGTACTCGCGCGGAACGGTGATCGCCCACAGGCCGGTGGCGACGAAGTCGTCCAGCGCGTCCCAGGGCAGCAGGCGCTCGCGGTCGCGCTGGGCCGCGCCGGGGGCGATGCGCGCGGCATAGCGCTGCGCGGCGGCAAGGGCCTCGGTGTCGGTGGCGATGCGATGCGGCGGCCGGGCCGCGGGCAAGGCCGGGGCTGGCTCGGCGGGCGTGGATGCGGCTGCGAGCGGTTCAATGGATTGCAACAAGGCCATGGGTTCGCTCTCAGTTCCAGGAATGCCGCGCGGGCAGGGCGCCGTTCAGGCGGTGGTTGCCGATCAGGTGCAGCTTCCAGCGCACGGGGTCGTGCAGCGTGTGCACGCGGGCGTTGCGCCAGTGGCGGCCCAGGTTGGGCGCGGCGCGCGTGGCGGCCGAGCCGGCCAGTTCGAACAGCTTTTCGCTCGCCTCCAGCGCGATGCGCGTGGTCAGCACCTTGGCTTCGGCCACGGCCACCGAGGCGCGTGCGCTGTCCTCCGCGCTGAGGGTGTCCTGCGCGGCCAGGGCGTCGAACAACGCGCCGGTCTCGCGCAGCACCTCGCGTGCGGCATGCAGGTCGATCTGCAGGCGCCCCACGTCGGCGATCACGTAGGGGTCGTCGTGCGCGTGCTGCACGCCCGAATCCACCCAGGGCCGGGCGCGCTCGCGCACGAAGCGCTGCGCATCGGCCACGGCCGCTTCGGCAATGCCCTGGTCGATGGCCGCCTGCAGCAGTTGCGACGAGGGGCCGTAGAGGCCCGGCCGGTCGGCCAGCTGCCACAGGGGCAGCACATCGTCGGCATCCACCGGCACGTCGTCGAACACCACCGTGCCGCTGGCGGTGGTGCGCTGGCCGAAGGCGTCCCAGTCGTCCACCAACGCAACGCCCGGCGCATCGCGCGGCACCCAGGCCTGCACGGCGCGGCCCGCGTCGTCGATGGCACGCACGGGAATGCGGTGCGCGAATAGCGCGCCCGTGGAATAAAAGCGCTTGCCCGTCAGGCGCAGGCCGTCTGGCGTGGTGCGCAGGCGCGTGCCGCTTTGCAGGATGGTGGTCGCGCCGTCCACCTTGCGCTCGGGCCCGGCATTGCCCAGCCGCCGGCCGGCCAGCACCTCGCCGTAGAAGCGCTGCTTTTGCGCCTCGGTGCCGATCTCGCGCAGCACGCCCAGCACGCCGAAATGGTTCTGCGGAATCTGCCCGATGGACGGATCGGCCGCGTTCAGGATCACGAACACCTCGGCCAGCGTGGCGTAGGACACCTGTGGGCCGCCGTAGGCGCGCGGCACGGTGATGGCGCCCAGCCCGCTGGCGGACCAGCGTGTGAGTTCATCCCAGGGCAGGCGGCGATCGCGGTCGCGCTCGGAGGCGCCGGGGGCGAATTCAGCCGCCAGTTGGTGTGCGGCGGCGATGGCTTGCGCATCGGTGGCGATCCGCGCCACGTCGGTGGGAATCTCGGGTGATTGTTGTTGCAGTGCCGGTCTTGCAGTCATGCCCCGATTGGAGGGCGAGAGGCGGCTGCGTGGTGCGAAGGAATCGGCGCATCGATATGCGGGATTCGTTGGGGGGACCCGCTGCGGGGGCGCGCGTCGAACGGGTTGCCGCCGATGGGCTTTGGGCCACGTTCGTGGTGGTGCGTCCTTTCAAGGAACGCTGCTTCAGCGCTATTTCGGGGCCTGCCGGACTGTTGCCTGCGGATGGGCTGCTGTAGGCCGGTGGACGTTATGTACTGGATGTCGTCGTTTGAAAAGTTATTGCCTATGCCTGCTATGCAGCGGTTGCGGCCGGTCGATGGCCGAAGATCAGGGACAGCTTTGCGACGCATCGCCGACCCTTGACCTCACCCTGCCGCGCGGAACACCACCGATTCCTTGGGCAGAATAGAGCACTTCGGGTGCTTACCTGACCCGGTTCCCTCGCCCATGGCCATCAAAAAATCCGACCTCTATTCCTCTCTGTGGGCCTCCTGCGATGCCCTGCGCGGCGGCATGGATGCCAGCCAGTACAAGGACTATGTCCTGTTCATGCTGTTCATCAAGTACGTTTCAGACAAGTACGCCGACAGCCAAGACCTCCGCCCTGCCATCGTCATCCCGCAAGGTGCCAGCTTCAGAGCCATGGTGACGCTCAAGGGCAAGAGTGACATCGGGGACCGGATCAACACCGACATCATCCAGCCGCTGGTCGACGCCAACACCCGCCTGGCCCGTACCGACTTCCCCGACTTCAACGACCCCAACAAGCTCGGCGAAGGCAAGGACATGGTGGACACGCTGTCCAACCTGATCGGCATCTTCCAAAAGCCTGAACTCGACTTCTCGAACAACCGCGCCGAGCACGACGACATCCTCGGTGATGCCTACGAGTTTCTGATGCGGCACTTCGCCACCGAGTCGGGCAAGTCGAAAGGGCAGTTCTATACCCCGTCGGAGGTCAGCCGCGTCATCGCGCAGGTGATCGGCATCTCGCCCGAGAACGCGAAAGCCTCGACGACTGCGTACGACCCGACATGCGGCTCGGGCTCGCTGCTTTTGAAGGTGGCCGCCCAGGCAGGCAAGCGCATCACGCTCGAAGGGCAAGAGAAGGACGTGACCACCGCGGGTCTTGCCCGAATGAACATGATCCTGCACGACTTTCCCACAGCCAACATCCTCTCGGGCAACACCCTGGCTGCGCCGAAGTTCAAAGACGGCGAACAACTGCGCACCTACGACTATGTGGTGGCGAACCCGCCATTTTCCGACAAGGCCTGGAGCACCGGCCTGGTGACGCCGCTCAAAGAGAACGACCCCTACAAGCGCTTCAGCTGGGGCGACCCACCGGCCAAGCAGGGCGACTATGCCTATCTGCTGCACATCATCCGGTCGATGAAGAGCACGGGCAAAGGCGCCTGCATCCTGCCCCACGGGGTGCTCTTCCGGGGCAACGCCGAGGCGGTGATCCGCGAGCAACTGGTTCGCTCCGGCATCCTCAAAGGCATCATCGGCCTGCCGGCCAACCTGTTCTACGGCACCGGCATTCCGGCCTGCATCGTGGTGCTCGACAAGCAGAACGCCTTGGCCCGCAAGGGCGTGTTCGTGATCGATGCCTCCAAGGGCTACATCAAGGACGGGAACAAGAACCGCCTTCGCGAGCAGGACATCCACCGCATCGTCGACACCTTCACTCGGCAGGTCGACATCGCGCGCTACGCCCGCATGGTGCCACTGGCCGAGATTGCCGACCCGAAGAACGACTTCAACCTCAACCTGCCGCGCTACATCGACAGCAGCGAACCCGAAGACCTGCAAGACATCGACGGCCACCTGCGTGGAGGCATCCCCGAGCGCGACCTCGATGCCTTCGCTGCCGATTGGCAGGTGCTGCCCGGTGTGCGGCAAGCCCTGTTCGAGTCTGCCGGCCGCCCCGGCTACGCCCGCCTGAAGCTGCCGCTGACCGAAGTGAAGTCCACCGTGCTCGGCCATTCGGAGTTCGCCGCGTTCACGAGGAAAGTGAACACCTTGTTGGACAAGTGGCAGCAGGCCATCACGCCACGCCTGATGGGTTTTGACCAGGGCGACCACCCCAAGGCCTTGATCGACACCGTGTCCGAAACCCTGCTCGCCGCCTTCCAGGCCGCCCCGCTGCTGGACGCGTATGACGTGTACCAGCACCTGATGGACTACTGGGCCGGGACCATGCAGGACGACGCCTACCTCGTGGCCGCCGACGGCTGGGTGAAGGGCGCACAGCCGCGCGAGATCGTCAAGCTGCCCAACAAGGACAACAAGCTCGTCTGGCCCGAAGCGCACGACTACCTGCAGGGCAAGCGGCGCTTCAAGTCCGACCTGATCCCCAAGGCCCTGCTCGTGGCCCGCTATTTCGCCAAGGAGCAGACCGCCATCGACGCCACCCGCGCCGAACTGGAAGCACTGCAAGCGCAGCTCACCGAGCTGGAAGAAGAGCACAGCGGCGAGGACGCCGTGTTCTCCGGCTTCGACGGCATCACCGCCGCGGCAGTGAAAGATCGCATCCGGGAGCTCAGCGAAGGCGGCGATGGTGACGACGCCGTCGAGTTGGCGGTTCTGAAGCAATGGCAGCGGCACGCCGACAAGGTGGCTGCGCTGAAGAAGCAGCTGCGCGAGGCCGAGGCCGCGCTCGACACACTGGCTTTCCAGAAGTACCCGAAGCTGAAAGAGGCCGAGGTCAAGGCCCTGGTGATCGACAACAAGTGGCTGGCCTGCCTGCACGCCGACGTGCAGGGCGAGCTGGACCGCATCTCGCAAACGCTGACCGGCCGCATCCGCGAGCTGGCCGAGCGCTACGCCACCCCGCTGCCGCAACTCACCGACGAGGTCGAAGCCCTGGCCCGCCGCGTTGACGAGCATCTGAAGAAGATGGGCTTCGCATGGACCTGAGCGCCCCCCTGAACACCAGCGACGGCTACCGCCAGTTGGTGAAGCAGATTTCCGACACCTACACGCAGGGCCGGGTGCAGGCGGTGCAGGCCGTCAATGCCCAGCTCGTGCAGACCTACTGGCAGGTGGGCCGCCACATCGTGGAGTTCGAGCAGGCGGGGCAGGTGCGCGCCGAGTACGGCAAGGCGCTCATCGACACCCTGGCGGCCGATCTGGGGCTGCGCCACGGCAAGGGTTTCAGCCGCAGCAACCTGATCCGCTTCCGCCAGTTCTACTTGGCCTACCCGGGCCTGGCCGAGAAAAGTGCGACGCTGTCGCACCAATTGACCTGGTCGCACATCGTCGAGCTGCTGAAGATCGACGACCCACTGGAACGTGGCTTCTACGAGCAGCAGGCGCTGCGCGAGCGCTGGTCGGTGCGCGAGCTGGTGCGCCAGAAAGACAGCGCGCTCTTCCTGCGCCTGGCCGCCAGCCAAGACAAGGCCGGCATCCTGCAACTCGCAGCCCAAGGCCAGGTGGTCGAACAACCGGCCGACCTGCTGCGCGAGCCCTACGTCTTCGAGTTCCTGAAGATCCCTGAGCCCTACCAGGTGTCGGAAACGCAGCTCGAAACCCTGCTGTGCGACCACCTGCAGCCCTTCCTGCTGGAGCTGGGCAAGGGCTTCACCTTCGTCGGCCGGCAGTACCGCGTCACGATCAACGGCACGCACCACCGGGTGGACCTGGTCTTCTACCACCGCATCCTGCGCTGCTTCGTGCTCATCGACCTGAAGCTGGGCGAGGTGCAGCACCACGACATCGGGCAGATGAATCTGTACCTGGGCTACTTCGCCAACGAAGAAAACGTGGAAGGCGACAACCCGCCGGTCGGCATTATCCTTAGCCGGCAGAAGGACGAGCTGCTGGTGGAGTACGCGACCTATGGCATGAGCAGCCAGCTGTTCGTGCAGAAGTACCAGCTGTATCTGCCGGATCGGGAGGCGCTGCGGCGGGAGTTGGAAGTGACGTTGCGGGAGGCGGGGCATTGACGTCACCAAACAACGAGGTACGGTCGGTGTCCGCGCAACCAGAGGGTGAGGCCATTCCGGAAGGCTGGATTCATACCACTCTAGGCGCTGAATCAGACCTCCTAACGGGGTTCCCGTTCTCAAGTCTGGGCTTCGTCGACTTTGGAGTGCGATTGCTGCGAGGCTCAAATGTTAAGCGGGGAGAAATAGACTGGTCGGAGCCAATTACGAAGCATTGGCCTGCAGTCAGTGGGAAGACAAAACAGTACGAACTCCGAGAAGGTGACCTCGTTATCGCAATGGACGGCGCGTTGGTAGGCCGTAGTTTCGCGACCATCTCTAAAGCTGATCTTCCTTCTCTGCTCGTTCAGCGCGTTGCGAGACTTCGCTCAAAGTCGCTTGATCAAGGCTTGTTGAGTGCGTGGATCGGCAGCGATCATTTTGTTCGGCACATTGATCTCGTAAAGACCCATACAGCAATTCCTCACATCAGCCCACGCGACATTCGAGAGTTTGTGTTGGCTGCGCCGAAGAACCCCGATGAGCAACACGCGATTGCGGAAGCGTTGGGCGATGTGGATGCCCTGCTGGCCGGGCTGGATCGGCTCATCGCCAAGAAGCGCGACCTCAAACAGGCCGCCATGCAGCAACTCCTCACCGGCCAGACTCGGCTCAAGGGGTTCCACGCTGAATGGGGCCGAGCGACGTTTGGCGAACTTTTCACCTTCAAGAACGGTTTGAACAAGGCCAAGCACTTCTTCGGCTTCGGCACGCCCATCGTGAATTACATGGACGTCTTCTCGAACGGGAAGATCTTGTGCACGCGACTTACAGGCCGGGTCTCGCTGTCGAAGCAGGAACTCAGCAATTTCGATGTTCGCAGGGGGGATGTACTTTTCACGCGAACGTCAGAAACACCTGAAGAAGTCGGCATGGCCTCTGTGGTCGGCGATGAGCCGAACGAGACGGTGTTCAGCGGCTTCCTTCTGCGTGGCCGCCCTCGAAGCGGAGTGCTCTGCGACGAGTTCAAGGCCTACTGCTTCAGGTCGTCTTTCGTCCGTTCGCAGATTGTCTCGAAGGCGAGCTACACCACTCGGGCGCTGACGAACGGCCGGCTCCTGTCGGGAGTCGTGTTGCCCGTGCCGCCGCTAGCAGAACAATCCGCGATTGCTGCTGCCTTGTCCGACATGGACGCGGAGATCCTGGGCCTGGAAACTCGCCGCGACAAGACCCAAGCTCTCAAGCAAGCCATGATGCAAGAGCTACTCACGGGCCGCATCCGATTGATCTGAGCGACCCGGAATTGAACAACAACCCCAGGAGAAGCGTGATGCCCACCGTGCCGCCTCCATCGCCGCGTTCCGAACGCCGCACGCAGAACCGCGTCGTTGCGTTGTTCACCGATCCGGCGCGGCCAGACGGCCTCGGCTACCGCCACCTCGGCGACTGGAGCAAGCGCCCAGACGCGATCACGCGCAACCGCCCCATCGAAGCGGCGCTGCTGCGCGACAACCTCACGGCCCGCGGCTACTCGCCCGCTCACATCGCCGCCGCGCTGCAGAAGCTGGAAACCGCCGCCGACAGCACCGGCATCACGCTCTACCAGGCCAACCTGCGCACCTACCAGTTGCTGCGCTACGGCGTGCCGGTGCAGGTGTCGCCCGGCAAACCGAACGAGACGGTG
This region of Acidovorax sp. GBBC 1281 genomic DNA includes:
- a CDS encoding LLM class flavin-dependent oxidoreductase, with translation MNCVGHINHGLWTHPRDRSTDYRTLAYWTDLARTLERGLFDGLFLADIVGTYDVYQGNVDVPLRESIQLPVNDPLLLVPAMAAATQHLGFGVTVNLSYEAPYLLARRFSTLDHLTNGRIGWNVVTGYLDSAARAMGQPQQLPHDERYERADEYLEVLYQLWEGSWEDGAVRRDKAARVFADPARVHPVQHQGRYFDVEGYHLSEPSPQRTPVLFQAGSSGRGQQFAARHAECVFISPPNKEAARKTVQALRKQLVRAGRRPDDVKVFVGAAVVVGHTEAEAREKHADYLRYASREAGLAHFAASTGIDFAQYDLDAPVDYSPGNAIESASRTAQQHGWTRRKLLELFSLGGRYPAIVGDAQQVADELQSWVAETGVDGFNLSRTVVPESYEDFIDLVVPELQSRGVYKTEYAEGTLRSRLFGEGDRLPARHAAHSFRRQPPSAAAHRPPQTHPALEAQP
- a CDS encoding MetQ/NlpA family ABC transporter substrate-binding protein; this encodes MKPRRFLQALFTFSTFIGTALFAGNALAAPLKIGVVPGIFADSVEVAAKEAKAQGLDIQVVEFTDWTTPNVALESGDIDLNYYQNSNYLANAVRSKGFNFVSVQPGILSYLGLYSTRHQSLADVPNGAKVAIASDPVNIGRALRLLQHAGLITLRPDTGLLGTQADIRSNPKNLQFIEIEGPQLVRATQDVDLAQGFPYFIIPSKAFDATKGLAYTSYEDDSWAIQFVARKDKAADPRIAQFLTIYQNSDAVRKAIHAFYLNDPKLYRLTWLKR
- a CDS encoding SfnB family sulfur acquisition oxidoreductase, which gives rise to MALLQSIEPLAAASTPAEPAPALPAARPPHRIATDTEALAAAQRYAARIAPGAAQRDRERLLPWDALDDFVATGLWAITVPREYGGPGVSAGTLAEVTALVSAADGSIGQIPQNHFYALEVLRVGGTDAQKRFFYGRVLAGDRFGNALAEIGHQDFQRRTRLVPDGDGFRVQGRKFYCTGALYAHWIPTLVVAREDGRDVTYLAFVPRTDEGVRVTDDWDGFGQRVTGSGSVQFDDVRVEAEWVVPFLASFERPTTIGPLAQILHAAIDLGLARGGLAATLPFVREHARPWIDARVERAADDPLLIQQVGDTAVRLRAAEALVRRAGRFVDAAQADPTEQRVAEASIAVAEARALTTTASLDAGTRLFELGGTSATTGQKGLDRFWRNARTHTLHDPVRWKYHAIGNFHLNGRIPPRHGAI
- a CDS encoding SfnB family sulfur acquisition oxidoreductase, giving the protein MTARPALQQQSPEIPTDVARIATDAQAIAAAHQLAAEFAPGASERDRDRRLPWDELTRWSASGLGAITVPRAYGGPQVSYATLAEVFVILNAADPSIGQIPQNHFGVLGVLREIGTEAQKQRFYGEVLAGRRLGNAGPERKVDGATTILQSGTRLRTTPDGLRLTGKRFYSTGALFAHRIPVRAIDDAGRAVQAWVPRDAPGVALVDDWDAFGQRTTASGTVVFDDVPVDADDVLPLWQLADRPGLYGPSSQLLQAAIDQGIAEAAVADAQRFVRERARPWVDSGVQHAHDDPYVIADVGRLQIDLHAAREVLRETGALFDALAAQDTLSAEDSARASVAVAEAKVLTTRIALEASEKLFELAGSAATRAAPNLGRHWRNARVHTLHDPVRWKLHLIGNHRLNGALPARHSWN
- a CDS encoding type I restriction-modification system subunit M; translated protein: MAIKKSDLYSSLWASCDALRGGMDASQYKDYVLFMLFIKYVSDKYADSQDLRPAIVIPQGASFRAMVTLKGKSDIGDRINTDIIQPLVDANTRLARTDFPDFNDPNKLGEGKDMVDTLSNLIGIFQKPELDFSNNRAEHDDILGDAYEFLMRHFATESGKSKGQFYTPSEVSRVIAQVIGISPENAKASTTAYDPTCGSGSLLLKVAAQAGKRITLEGQEKDVTTAGLARMNMILHDFPTANILSGNTLAAPKFKDGEQLRTYDYVVANPPFSDKAWSTGLVTPLKENDPYKRFSWGDPPAKQGDYAYLLHIIRSMKSTGKGACILPHGVLFRGNAEAVIREQLVRSGILKGIIGLPANLFYGTGIPACIVVLDKQNALARKGVFVIDASKGYIKDGNKNRLREQDIHRIVDTFTRQVDIARYARMVPLAEIADPKNDFNLNLPRYIDSSEPEDLQDIDGHLRGGIPERDLDAFAADWQVLPGVRQALFESAGRPGYARLKLPLTEVKSTVLGHSEFAAFTRKVNTLLDKWQQAITPRLMGFDQGDHPKALIDTVSETLLAAFQAAPLLDAYDVYQHLMDYWAGTMQDDAYLVAADGWVKGAQPREIVKLPNKDNKLVWPEAHDYLQGKRRFKSDLIPKALLVARYFAKEQTAIDATRAELEALQAQLTELEEEHSGEDAVFSGFDGITAAAVKDRIRELSEGGDGDDAVELAVLKQWQRHADKVAALKKQLREAEAALDTLAFQKYPKLKEAEVKALVIDNKWLACLHADVQGELDRISQTLTGRIRELAERYATPLPQLTDEVEALARRVDEHLKKMGFAWT
- a CDS encoding PDDEXK nuclease domain-containing protein; the protein is MDLSAPLNTSDGYRQLVKQISDTYTQGRVQAVQAVNAQLVQTYWQVGRHIVEFEQAGQVRAEYGKALIDTLAADLGLRHGKGFSRSNLIRFRQFYLAYPGLAEKSATLSHQLTWSHIVELLKIDDPLERGFYEQQALRERWSVRELVRQKDSALFLRLAASQDKAGILQLAAQGQVVEQPADLLREPYVFEFLKIPEPYQVSETQLETLLCDHLQPFLLELGKGFTFVGRQYRVTINGTHHRVDLVFYHRILRCFVLIDLKLGEVQHHDIGQMNLYLGYFANEENVEGDNPPVGIILSRQKDELLVEYATYGMSSQLFVQKYQLYLPDREALRRELEVTLREAGH
- a CDS encoding restriction endonuclease subunit S; protein product: MDGALVGRSFATISKADLPSLLVQRVARLRSKSLDQGLLSAWIGSDHFVRHIDLVKTHTAIPHISPRDIREFVLAAPKNPDEQHAIAEALGDVDALLAGLDRLIAKKRDLKQAAMQQLLTGQTRLKGFHAEWGRATFGELFTFKNGLNKAKHFFGFGTPIVNYMDVFSNGKILCTRLTGRVSLSKQELSNFDVRRGDVLFTRTSETPEEVGMASVVGDEPNETVFSGFLLRGRPRSGVLCDEFKAYCFRSSFVRSQIVSKASYTTRALTNGRLLSGVVLPVPPLAEQSAIAAALSDMDAEILGLETRRDKTQALKQAMMQELLTGRIRLI